A window of Chromohalobacter canadensis genomic DNA:
GCCCGTACTGCTCAAGTTCTGGGCACCGTGGTGCGGCCCTTGCAAGATGATGGCCCCCGTGGTCGATGAAGTCGCCGACGAGAAAGCCGGTGGCCTCAAGGTCGTCAGCATCAACGTCGACGACGCACCGGAAATCGCCGCCGAGCAAGGTGTCCGCGGCGTTCCGACCGTGATGATGTTCAAGTCCGGCGCCAAGGTGGCTTCCTTGGTCGGTGCGCAGTCCAAGTCACAGCTGACACAGTTCATCGATCAGAACGCCTGAGACCACGGCGTTAAGCTTTTGAAGAACGCTGACAATCGCCCCGCTCATGTGGGGCGATTGTCGTTACAAGGACTGTCGGAGACATAGGCTACTCGGGAGGCGGCTCCGGGGTGACCTCGGCACGACGGTGCCGCACGCGTTCGGAAGGACTCAGCAATTTCGCTAACCAACGCGTC
This region includes:
- the trxA gene encoding thioredoxin, encoding MANNVDVTSANFEQEVVNAEQPVLLKFWAPWCGPCKMMAPVVDEVADEKAGGLKVVSINVDDAPEIAAEQGVRGVPTVMMFKSGAKVASLVGAQSKSQLTQFIDQNA